A window of Pelagicoccus enzymogenes contains these coding sequences:
- a CDS encoding 3-oxoacyl-[acyl-carrier-protein] synthase III C-terminal domain-containing protein: MNKTNDNSMTFGVAGTGAYLPSRIVSASELDRMMGRAEGWTARHAGVLERRWVEKETQSEMGAMAAKQALAEAGVDLREVDTLICASGTPEQPIPCTAARILGAMDNSASHLAAYDINATCLSFLVAFDHAAQLISTGRSRCVLLVSSEIASAGIDFTDAESAALMGDGAAAVLLSREAGAGKVLAFKMRTFPEGLELAELKGGGSLYHPTRRAFRLENYLFRMKGKQLFKLVSQHLGAQVSSLMQEQGLRWKDIKAVVPHQASGPAVDLLGKRLGIPEDKLLRIYPQVGNTIAASIPMALHELRKRTPLQRGDKLLLVGTSAGVSIASLLFEI, encoded by the coding sequence ATGAACAAAACGAACGATAATAGTATGACTTTCGGTGTCGCTGGAACCGGCGCCTACCTGCCATCCCGGATTGTGTCCGCGTCCGAGTTGGATCGTATGATGGGTCGAGCGGAAGGTTGGACGGCCCGTCATGCAGGGGTTTTGGAGCGGCGCTGGGTGGAAAAGGAAACGCAGTCGGAGATGGGCGCGATGGCGGCGAAGCAGGCATTGGCTGAGGCGGGGGTCGACCTGAGGGAAGTCGACACCTTGATCTGCGCGAGCGGCACTCCGGAACAGCCGATTCCCTGCACTGCGGCTCGCATATTGGGGGCGATGGATAACTCCGCTTCTCACCTTGCGGCTTACGATATCAACGCTACGTGCCTATCCTTTCTCGTGGCTTTCGATCACGCCGCTCAATTGATTTCCACCGGCCGTTCCCGCTGCGTTTTGCTGGTGTCGTCGGAAATCGCTTCCGCGGGCATCGACTTCACCGACGCAGAAAGCGCTGCCTTGATGGGGGACGGGGCGGCGGCGGTGTTGCTTAGTCGAGAGGCGGGAGCGGGCAAGGTCCTAGCCTTCAAGATGCGCACTTTTCCTGAGGGGCTGGAACTGGCGGAGTTGAAAGGCGGCGGAAGCTTGTACCATCCGACGCGTCGGGCGTTTCGTCTCGAGAATTACCTGTTCAGGATGAAGGGGAAGCAGCTCTTCAAGTTAGTTTCCCAGCACCTTGGCGCCCAGGTTTCCTCCTTGATGCAGGAGCAAGGCTTGCGTTGGAAAGACATCAAAGCGGTTGTTCCCCACCAGGCTTCCGGACCTGCGGTCGATCTTTTGGGAAAGCGGCTAGGCATTCCAGAGGATAAGCTGCTGCGAATCTATCCTCAGGTGGGCAATACCATCGCTGCGAGCATTCCCATGGCTTTGCACGAGCTGCGGAAGAGAACTCCATTGCAAAGGGGAGACAAGTTGCTGCTGGTGGGAACTTCGGCCGGTGTATCCATAGCGAGCCTACTTTTTGAGATATAG
- a CDS encoding vWA domain-containing protein yields MKSVCDRVWRSLACKSAACTLAGLLLGGTLASQTEEEEEEIFELSPFEVTGAADVGYRATSVLSGSRINTKLGATVGGAQDIRYMRSLVEDGVIPSSASFTPEGLFSEHDLPIGGLAPEGWLFDIAAQAMPFHSSSQPRVEALAQLGFVSGIDAATFQPAPLNLVAVVDKSGSMNGQPLDLVRKSLKQAVSQMGSDDQISIVLYGSSTEVHLQPTVVTEDNRTQIMDSIDRIQSYGSTAMEMGLQLGYETARKSQKTFSGRTRLMLFTDERPNVGRTDAHSFMSMAKAASEEGIGLTTIGVSVHFGADLAETISSVRGGNLFYFEDQESMENTFRKEFDTMVLELAYDMNLRIDPTEGVSITGMYGIPGDAVSWEEDGSLNLEVSTLFASRNKGAIYLGFGRADPSEQASLGDGPLATASITYTQADNRKNRHSEVPIVFTPANQRQEGLLKGSYLVEQYASMKLATLLYESSQYEQAAKLALEFADRDLPLADKGLEQECKLANEFAKHLLDDCKQRGIAVAGYHKEKRNGKSDSLFGEWVERDSGLLDETKEILRITPEQTAELYDSTETNPLRFIDESSIEISRRYIVFKDWGQMFRYRLGKDTLELQDGDKTTTYRRSPGLAQVRESSLLDQLRAKVSGLPEPRGPDVFSATR; encoded by the coding sequence ATGAAATCTGTGTGTGATCGTGTGTGGCGCAGCCTCGCTTGCAAAAGCGCGGCCTGCACGCTTGCAGGGCTCCTCCTCGGCGGAACCCTTGCCTCCCAAACCGAAGAGGAGGAAGAAGAGATATTTGAATTGAGCCCTTTCGAGGTAACTGGAGCGGCCGACGTCGGCTACCGAGCGACCTCGGTCTTGTCCGGCTCGCGTATCAATACGAAACTCGGCGCTACGGTAGGCGGAGCCCAAGACATCCGTTACATGCGAAGCTTGGTGGAGGACGGCGTCATTCCCAGCTCCGCCAGCTTCACTCCCGAAGGCCTCTTCAGCGAGCACGACCTACCCATCGGTGGGCTGGCTCCGGAGGGCTGGCTCTTCGACATCGCCGCCCAAGCCATGCCCTTCCACTCCAGCAGCCAGCCCAGAGTCGAGGCGCTTGCCCAACTCGGCTTCGTCTCGGGCATCGACGCCGCCACCTTCCAGCCCGCCCCCTTGAATCTGGTGGCCGTGGTCGACAAGTCCGGCTCTATGAACGGACAACCTCTTGATCTCGTGCGTAAAAGCCTCAAACAGGCAGTCAGCCAAATGGGGAGCGACGACCAAATCTCGATCGTACTTTACGGCAGCTCCACCGAAGTGCACTTGCAACCAACAGTAGTCACGGAAGATAACCGTACCCAAATAATGGATTCAATCGATAGAATCCAAAGCTACGGCAGCACTGCCATGGAAATGGGACTTCAGCTCGGCTACGAAACGGCAAGAAAAAGCCAGAAAACCTTCTCTGGTCGAACTCGCCTGATGCTCTTCACCGACGAGCGACCCAACGTTGGCCGTACCGACGCCCACAGCTTCATGAGCATGGCAAAAGCAGCCTCCGAGGAGGGAATCGGACTCACCACCATCGGCGTCAGCGTACACTTTGGAGCGGATCTCGCAGAAACGATCAGCTCCGTACGCGGCGGAAACCTCTTCTATTTCGAAGATCAGGAATCAATGGAAAACACATTCCGCAAGGAATTCGACACCATGGTCCTGGAACTTGCTTACGACATGAATCTGCGAATCGATCCTACCGAAGGAGTCTCAATCACTGGAATGTATGGAATCCCTGGAGACGCTGTAAGCTGGGAAGAAGACGGCAGCCTCAACCTCGAGGTGTCGACCCTCTTCGCCAGCCGCAACAAAGGAGCCATCTACCTAGGTTTCGGCCGGGCAGATCCTTCTGAGCAAGCTTCGCTCGGCGACGGTCCTCTCGCCACCGCCTCAATCACTTATACGCAGGCTGACAACCGAAAGAATCGCCACTCCGAGGTCCCCATCGTCTTCACTCCCGCAAACCAAAGACAAGAAGGCCTCCTCAAAGGCAGCTACCTAGTAGAGCAATACGCGTCGATGAAGCTTGCCACCCTCTTGTATGAATCGTCCCAATACGAGCAGGCTGCAAAGCTTGCCCTCGAATTCGCCGACAGGGACCTTCCCCTCGCCGACAAAGGTCTCGAGCAAGAATGCAAATTAGCCAATGAGTTCGCCAAGCACCTCCTCGACGACTGCAAGCAACGCGGCATCGCTGTCGCCGGCTACCATAAGGAAAAACGCAACGGCAAAAGCGATTCTCTCTTCGGTGAATGGGTCGAGCGCGACTCTGGCCTACTCGATGAGACCAAAGAAATACTGCGTATCACTCCCGAGCAAACCGCAGAGCTCTACGACTCTACCGAGACGAATCCGCTGCGCTTCATCGACGAATCAAGTATCGAGATCAGCCGTCGCTACATAGTATTCAAAGACTGGGGACAAATGTTTCGCTACCGCCTAGGCAAAGACACGCTTGAGCTGCAGGATGGCGACAAAACCACCACCTATAGGAGATCCCCCGGTCTCGCCCAAGTCCGAGAGAGCTCTCTCCTGGACCAACTGAGAGCGAAAGTAAGCGGCTTGCCCGAACCACGCGGGCCCGACGTGTTCTCCGCTACACGCTGA
- a CDS encoding glycoside hydrolase family 5 protein, giving the protein MKSQIKLLLLALLTMSAACQHTESPPPPTLSQLRVEGTQLVDASGQAVVLRGVSYGWHNWWPRFYNKESVQWLKDDWGVDVVRAAMGIHYDEPELTYNAEPEKAVEIISKVIDGAIESGVYVIIDFHSHHLELELAKTFFADMASKYGEYPNVIYEIYNEPIHDSWEEVKAYAEEVIAVIREIDPDNVILVGNPHWDQDLHIVADNQIEGVSNIMYTLHYYAATHGDYLRERGDYALSKGAPIFISESAGMEASGDGPMDYEAWQVWQDWAEERKISWITWSVSDKDETCSFLKPSASSKGGWREKDLQESAKATRAILRQKAGLE; this is encoded by the coding sequence ATGAAATCCCAGATCAAACTCCTGCTCCTCGCCCTCCTCACCATGAGCGCCGCATGCCAGCATACAGAATCACCGCCTCCCCCCACGCTCTCCCAACTGAGGGTAGAGGGCACTCAACTGGTCGACGCATCGGGCCAAGCCGTCGTCCTGCGGGGAGTCAGCTACGGCTGGCACAATTGGTGGCCGCGTTTTTATAACAAGGAGAGCGTACAGTGGCTGAAGGACGACTGGGGAGTCGACGTCGTTCGCGCGGCTATGGGCATCCACTACGACGAGCCGGAGCTCACCTACAACGCCGAGCCCGAGAAGGCGGTGGAAATCATCTCGAAAGTGATCGACGGTGCCATCGAGAGCGGGGTCTACGTCATTATCGATTTCCACAGCCACCATCTGGAACTGGAGCTCGCCAAGACCTTCTTTGCTGACATGGCAAGCAAGTATGGCGAGTATCCAAATGTCATATACGAGATCTACAACGAACCAATTCACGACTCCTGGGAAGAAGTGAAAGCCTACGCGGAAGAGGTCATCGCAGTCATTCGCGAGATCGATCCGGACAACGTCATTCTCGTGGGCAATCCCCACTGGGACCAGGACTTGCACATCGTGGCGGACAACCAAATCGAGGGCGTATCCAACATTATGTACACGCTGCACTACTACGCGGCAACCCATGGCGACTACCTCCGCGAACGCGGCGACTACGCTCTCAGCAAAGGAGCCCCCATCTTCATCTCTGAGTCCGCTGGCATGGAAGCCTCGGGCGACGGCCCCATGGACTACGAAGCGTGGCAAGTCTGGCAGGACTGGGCCGAGGAGAGGAAGATCAGCTGGATCACTTGGTCAGTCTCCGACAAAGACGAAACCTGCTCCTTCCTCAAACCCAGCGCCTCGTCCAAAGGCGGCTGGAGAGAGAAGGATCTGCAAGAATCCGCCAAGGCCACGCGAGCCATTCTGCGTCAGAAAGCAGGACTCGAATAA
- a CDS encoding metal ABC transporter solute-binding protein, Zn/Mn family, translating into MNSILLRVLLLTIGLFAATAVHGKLRVVVSTSQIADIVRNVGGRDVDLTVLMGPGVDPHLYKATARDVISLQRADLILYNGLHLEGRLAETFSKVNKQGRTVVAVGEAIPKDRLLASADYEDAHDPHVWFDPELWAFVIDAVKSSLSKADPSKAAVFEQRAALYSAEVEAVALWARERIQAIPESARVLVTSHDAYNYFGRAFGFQVVGVQGVSTATEAGIADITNTADFIKRRRIPAIFVESSVSPATIERISRDSGASVGGELFSDALGALGEMHEGSDGERYDVGTYLGMFKYNVDTIVNALGK; encoded by the coding sequence ATGAACTCGATCCTTTTACGCGTCCTCCTTCTCACAATCGGGCTTTTCGCCGCGACAGCTGTCCACGGGAAACTGAGGGTAGTGGTGAGTACTTCCCAGATCGCGGACATCGTGCGAAACGTGGGCGGGCGGGACGTCGACCTCACGGTTCTCATGGGTCCGGGCGTGGACCCGCACCTCTACAAGGCGACGGCCCGCGACGTGATTTCCCTGCAGCGGGCCGACTTGATTCTCTACAACGGGCTGCACCTGGAGGGGCGTTTGGCGGAAACCTTCTCCAAGGTGAACAAGCAGGGCCGCACCGTTGTGGCGGTGGGCGAGGCCATTCCGAAAGACCGCTTGCTCGCCTCGGCAGACTACGAGGATGCCCACGATCCGCACGTCTGGTTCGACCCTGAGCTTTGGGCGTTCGTGATCGACGCGGTGAAGAGCTCGCTCTCTAAAGCGGATCCCAGCAAGGCGGCTGTATTCGAGCAGCGGGCTGCACTCTACAGTGCCGAGGTCGAAGCGGTGGCGCTTTGGGCCCGGGAGAGAATCCAGGCGATTCCAGAAAGCGCTCGGGTGCTGGTGACGAGTCACGATGCCTACAACTACTTCGGCCGAGCGTTCGGGTTTCAAGTGGTAGGCGTACAAGGCGTGTCGACCGCGACGGAGGCGGGGATTGCCGACATCACCAACACGGCCGACTTCATAAAGCGGCGCCGGATTCCGGCCATTTTCGTGGAGAGCAGTGTGTCGCCCGCTACCATCGAGCGGATCAGCCGCGATTCTGGCGCCTCGGTGGGCGGAGAATTGTTTTCCGACGCCTTAGGAGCGCTCGGCGAAATGCACGAAGGCTCCGATGGGGAGCGGTACGACGTCGGCACCTACTTGGGAATGTTCAAGTACAACGTCGACACCATTGTGAACGCTTTGGGCAAGTAG
- the rpmH gene encoding 50S ribosomal protein L34 produces MRPTFRPHRLKRVRKIGFRARMATRGGRAVIKARRKKGRARLSVA; encoded by the coding sequence ATGAGACCTACATTCAGACCACATCGCCTCAAGAGAGTACGCAAGATCGGCTTCCGTGCCCGCATGGCCACCCGCGGTGGACGTGCAGTCATCAAAGCACGCCGCAAGAAGGGCCGCGCCCGTCTCTCCGTCGCGTAA
- the rnpA gene encoding ribonuclease P protein component: MVRRFKLRPVSRLRRNADFLQIRSHGKPYRCQYFALFSRIRAVEGTDVLCPRIGISAARRVGNAVTRNKIKRRFRELFRLHQHELRPEADIVLSLRQPAGKASYQELEQRFLHALKFKKLLKRNEAPEERSQVEE, translated from the coding sequence ATGGTCAGGAGATTCAAACTCCGTCCTGTTAGCCGTTTGCGCCGCAACGCCGACTTCCTACAAATTCGGAGTCATGGCAAGCCCTACCGCTGCCAGTACTTCGCCCTATTTTCCCGCATCCGTGCTGTCGAAGGCACGGATGTTTTGTGTCCGCGTATCGGCATCTCCGCCGCCCGACGCGTAGGCAACGCGGTCACCCGCAACAAGATCAAGCGGCGCTTCCGCGAGCTGTTCCGCCTGCACCAGCACGAGCTTCGCCCAGAGGCCGACATCGTGCTGAGCCTGCGCCAACCCGCCGGCAAGGCCAGCTACCAGGAGCTGGAGCAGCGCTTCCTGCACGCCCTCAAATTCAAGAAGCTGCTCAAGCGGAACGAAGCGCCGGAGGAGCGTTCCCAAGTCGAGGAATAG
- the yidC gene encoding membrane protein insertase YidC yields the protein MDKKNTIIGVSLLIAGTVLMFKNGQEAQKQRLLEEQAAREAAEAAAQSAPALNEDGTPVEPTAAPINGAPAPTAIVANGHAQIEVNDEKSGEEIAVLENGLAEFRFTNYGGALREIVLKDQPKTLDSDEPYIMNHLRYAPALNLTTYLGDARSIAFETISSSSDSVTYRGVLNDQLEVIRTYRISQELTGPSPYTVSHELTVRNLTDGLLPLGELLINIGTAAPSGSQDRFLQTFGYSNGEDVEFTEQSDFMGGGFPGFRKDPKDLEQVSDRIVWASIKNQFFITLLTPGEPGAGYVARPVDFPGSTDSEPKTGITADVKLEAINLPVGASVTKTFDFYAGPKEHGRIAKLKQGQEQAMQFGFFGFISKILLQIMNWLHGMVGNWGIAIILLTLIVRGSLLPITLMSMKSMKKMSKISEPMKAVKEKFPDDTQKQQQMMMELYKLNKVNPVAGCLPMLMQIPIFFALFYMLRSAAELRFADFLWIADLSKPDTVATIPNMPFFGDFAVNLLPFVWLVSLAYQMWTMPTPSVDNAQAKMMKFMPFIFFPFTYTFSSGLVLYWTVSNVFTIGQQWLVKRGGEEFDVILPPALKKAMDGGDDKKKRRKKK from the coding sequence ATGGACAAGAAGAACACTATAATAGGGGTATCGCTGCTGATCGCCGGCACGGTCCTCATGTTCAAGAACGGGCAAGAAGCTCAAAAGCAACGCCTCCTCGAGGAACAGGCCGCTCGCGAAGCCGCTGAAGCCGCCGCCCAATCGGCCCCCGCCCTCAACGAAGACGGCACGCCTGTCGAACCAACTGCTGCCCCAATCAACGGAGCGCCGGCTCCCACCGCCATCGTCGCCAACGGCCACGCCCAGATCGAGGTCAACGACGAGAAGTCCGGCGAGGAGATCGCCGTCCTCGAGAACGGCCTCGCGGAATTCCGCTTCACCAACTACGGCGGCGCCCTGCGCGAAATCGTGCTCAAGGACCAGCCCAAGACCCTCGACAGCGACGAGCCGTACATCATGAACCACCTGCGCTACGCGCCGGCCCTCAACCTCACCACCTACCTCGGCGACGCCCGCAGCATTGCCTTCGAGACAATCTCCTCCTCCAGCGACAGCGTCACCTACCGCGGCGTGCTCAACGACCAGCTGGAAGTCATCCGCACCTACCGCATTTCCCAAGAACTCACCGGCCCCTCGCCTTACACCGTTTCCCACGAGCTCACCGTGCGCAACCTCACCGACGGCCTGCTGCCGCTCGGAGAATTGCTCATCAACATCGGTACCGCCGCGCCCTCCGGCTCCCAGGACCGCTTCCTGCAAACCTTCGGCTACTCCAACGGCGAAGACGTAGAGTTCACCGAGCAAAGCGACTTCATGGGCGGTGGATTCCCCGGATTCCGCAAGGACCCCAAGGACCTCGAACAAGTCAGCGACCGCATCGTTTGGGCCTCCATCAAGAACCAGTTCTTCATCACCCTGCTCACCCCAGGCGAACCGGGAGCTGGGTACGTGGCTCGCCCCGTCGACTTCCCGGGCAGCACCGACAGCGAACCCAAGACCGGCATCACCGCCGACGTGAAACTCGAGGCCATCAACCTCCCGGTCGGCGCCAGCGTCACCAAGACTTTCGACTTCTACGCCGGCCCCAAGGAACACGGCCGCATCGCCAAGCTCAAGCAAGGCCAAGAGCAAGCCATGCAATTCGGCTTCTTCGGCTTCATCTCCAAGATCCTCCTCCAGATCATGAACTGGCTGCACGGCATGGTCGGCAACTGGGGCATCGCCATCATCCTGCTCACCCTCATCGTTCGCGGCTCCCTGCTCCCCATCACCCTCATGAGCATGAAGTCCATGAAGAAGATGTCCAAGATCTCCGAGCCCATGAAGGCCGTTAAGGAGAAGTTCCCCGACGACACTCAGAAGCAGCAGCAGATGATGATGGAGCTCTACAAGCTCAATAAGGTGAACCCGGTGGCCGGCTGCTTGCCCATGCTCATGCAGATCCCCATCTTCTTCGCCCTGTTCTACATGCTGCGCAGCGCCGCGGAGCTCCGTTTCGCCGACTTCCTCTGGATCGCCGACCTCTCCAAGCCCGACACCGTAGCCACCATCCCGAACATGCCGTTCTTCGGCGATTTCGCGGTCAACCTGCTCCCCTTCGTCTGGCTCGTCTCCCTCGCCTACCAGATGTGGACCATGCCCACCCCATCGGTGGACAACGCTCAGGCCAAGATGATGAAGTTCATGCCCTTCATCTTCTTCCCCTTCACTTACACCTTCTCCTCCGGCCTCGTGCTCTACTGGACCGTGAGCAACGTTTTCACCATCGGCCAGCAGTGGCTCGTCAAGCGTGGCGGCGAAGAGTTCGACGTCATCCTCCCTCCCGCCCTCAAGAAGGCCATGGACGGTGGCGACGACAAAAAGAAGCGCCGCAAGAAGAAGTAA
- a CDS encoding YebC/PmpR family DNA-binding transcriptional regulator, translating into MAGHSKWANTKHRKAAVDAKRGKIFSRLSKDITMAAKAGGGDPDANAKLRTLLNKARAANMPADNIDRAVKKGTGELPGVVYEEFVYEGYAPNGVAVVVEVTTDNKNRAASEIRSTFTKRGGNLAGANAVAFMFNRCGQFLIAKDQTDEEKLMDVALEAGAEDIKVEDEGFEVLAPITEYDSVSQALSDAGIEVASSELAYLAETLTPIDDAAAAKSIMALIDALDDLDDVQNVFHNADFADGLLDDEE; encoded by the coding sequence ATGGCAGGACATAGTAAATGGGCCAACACCAAGCACCGCAAAGCGGCCGTCGACGCCAAACGCGGTAAGATCTTCAGCCGTCTTTCCAAGGACATCACCATGGCGGCCAAGGCCGGCGGGGGCGACCCCGACGCCAACGCCAAGCTGCGTACCCTCCTCAACAAAGCCCGCGCCGCCAACATGCCAGCCGACAATATCGACCGCGCTGTCAAAAAGGGCACCGGCGAGCTCCCCGGCGTCGTCTACGAAGAATTCGTCTATGAAGGCTACGCCCCTAACGGCGTCGCCGTAGTCGTGGAAGTCACCACCGACAACAAGAACCGGGCCGCTTCCGAGATCCGCTCCACCTTCACCAAGCGCGGCGGCAACCTGGCCGGCGCCAACGCGGTCGCCTTCATGTTCAACCGCTGCGGCCAGTTCCTCATCGCCAAGGACCAGACCGACGAGGAAAAGCTCATGGACGTCGCCCTGGAAGCCGGAGCCGAGGACATCAAGGTCGAAGACGAAGGCTTCGAAGTGCTCGCGCCCATAACCGAGTACGACTCCGTTTCCCAAGCCCTCTCCGACGCCGGCATCGAAGTCGCCAGCTCCGAGCTCGCCTACTTGGCGGAGACGCTCACGCCCATCGACGACGCAGCCGCAGCCAAGTCCATCATGGCCCTGATCGACGCCCTCGACGACTTGGACGACGTGCAAAACGTCTTCCACAACGCCGACTTCGCCGACGGCCTCCTCGACGACGAAGAGTAG
- the dctP gene encoding TRAP transporter substrate-binding protein DctP has protein sequence MMTVFSKFTRILALGAIAAATFTVTPDADARRMNIRLSTLAPKDSSFDKSLRKMGQEWKDETRGQVNLIVFSGGVQGGETAMIDRMRVNQLQAALISGVGLADIDPGVAGLQQIPMMFHTYEELEYVMEKLGPKLEARIKEKGFIVLSWVDSGWVKIFSKQELSTPEDMKKGKLYTWAGDNKQTDLLKNMGFRPVPIDATEVTSSLQTGLVDIVPLPPFFALATQSYRPAPYMLDIRYTPIVGAIVVSEQAWSRISEEDQAVMLESARRYGREMTLAGREENEEAIRVMKEKWGLKIRDFDEAVTESWEKASEKAYSLIRNNTVPADIFDEVVRLLEEYRSQQS, from the coding sequence ATGATGACTGTATTTTCGAAATTTACCCGTATCCTAGCCCTCGGCGCCATCGCCGCGGCCACTTTCACGGTCACGCCGGACGCCGACGCCCGTCGCATGAATATTCGCCTGAGCACCTTGGCGCCCAAGGATTCGTCCTTCGACAAGTCGCTGCGCAAGATGGGGCAGGAGTGGAAGGACGAAACGCGCGGGCAGGTGAACCTCATCGTATTCTCCGGCGGCGTACAGGGCGGCGAGACGGCCATGATCGACCGCATGCGCGTCAACCAACTGCAGGCGGCCCTCATCTCGGGCGTTGGCCTCGCGGACATCGACCCCGGAGTGGCAGGCTTGCAGCAGATTCCCATGATGTTTCACACGTATGAAGAACTTGAATACGTGATGGAAAAGCTCGGGCCCAAGCTCGAAGCCCGCATCAAGGAAAAGGGCTTCATCGTCTTGAGCTGGGTCGATTCCGGCTGGGTCAAGATCTTCAGCAAGCAGGAGCTTTCCACGCCCGAGGACATGAAGAAGGGCAAGCTCTACACTTGGGCGGGCGACAACAAGCAGACCGACTTGCTCAAGAACATGGGCTTCCGCCCGGTACCGATCGACGCCACCGAGGTGACCTCCAGCTTGCAGACCGGCTTGGTGGACATCGTACCATTACCGCCGTTTTTTGCTCTGGCTACCCAGAGCTACCGTCCCGCTCCTTACATGTTGGACATTCGTTACACTCCCATCGTGGGAGCCATCGTGGTATCCGAGCAGGCTTGGAGCCGCATCTCCGAGGAAGACCAAGCCGTCATGCTTGAATCCGCCCGCCGTTACGGCCGCGAAATGACTTTGGCGGGACGCGAGGAGAACGAAGAAGCCATCCGCGTGATGAAGGAAAAGTGGGGCTTGAAGATCCGCGACTTCGACGAAGCGGTCACCGAGTCTTGGGAAAAGGCTTCGGAAAAAGCGTACTCGCTCATCCGCAACAACACGGTCCCCGCCGACATCTTCGACGAAGTCGTCCGCCTGCTCGAGGAGTACCGTTCGCAGCAGTCGTAG
- a CDS encoding TRAP transporter TatT component family protein, with protein MTSLLLSGCSVKKLAMNQLGDALSGGGDVFSSDEDPELVGDALPFSLKLMESVLAETPNHEGLLTSLCSGFTQYAYGWVQLDADEIEDEDYDRAEELRERAIKLYQRANRYGMRALEVKYPGFGEALKKDGKSALARVEAEDVETLYWSALSWAGAISLSLDNMDLVGDLAYVEAMMTRCLELDPDWEMGSIQSFFITYEMSRMNGEGDPVENATRFFKRAVELSEGKLASVYVAYAESVAVEQQDKELFLAMLNKALEIDVDANPSLRLNNLLYQRRAEWLLTRLDWLFL; from the coding sequence TTGACGAGCCTTTTGCTGAGCGGCTGCTCGGTCAAGAAGCTCGCCATGAACCAGTTGGGAGACGCTTTGTCGGGCGGCGGCGACGTGTTTTCCTCGGACGAGGATCCGGAATTGGTCGGTGATGCGCTTCCGTTCAGCTTGAAGTTGATGGAGAGCGTCCTGGCGGAAACGCCCAACCACGAGGGACTGCTCACCTCGCTCTGCTCCGGCTTCACTCAATACGCCTACGGCTGGGTTCAGCTCGATGCCGACGAAATCGAGGACGAAGACTACGACCGGGCGGAGGAGCTGCGGGAGCGGGCGATCAAGCTCTACCAGCGGGCCAACCGCTACGGCATGCGAGCATTGGAGGTCAAGTATCCGGGATTTGGCGAAGCATTGAAAAAGGACGGCAAGTCCGCCCTTGCTCGCGTCGAGGCGGAGGACGTGGAAACGCTTTACTGGTCCGCCCTTTCTTGGGCAGGCGCCATTTCGCTCTCCTTGGACAATATGGACCTCGTGGGCGACCTCGCCTACGTGGAGGCCATGATGACGCGTTGCTTGGAGCTCGATCCCGATTGGGAGATGGGCTCCATCCAGAGCTTCTTCATCACCTACGAGATGAGTCGCATGAACGGGGAGGGCGATCCAGTGGAGAACGCCACTCGTTTCTTCAAGCGAGCGGTGGAGCTGTCGGAAGGCAAGCTGGCGTCGGTCTACGTGGCCTATGCCGAATCGGTGGCTGTGGAGCAGCAGGACAAGGAGCTTTTTCTCGCCATGCTTAACAAGGCCCTTGAGATCGACGTGGACGCAAACCCGTCGCTGCGCCTCAACAACTTGCTCTACCAGCGGCGGGCCGAGTGGCTGCTGACGCGTCTGGATTGGTTGTTTTTGTAG